TTGGTCTGGCACATGAGGTGATTCGACAGTGCTATAGAATTGTGTCATGTTATAATCTAATAGCTTCAATGTGGGATACGTAGGATGTGTGGGTAATTGTATGAATAAACGATTTGGTTGTAAAATATGACACACCAATACATCATTATTGAGACCGTCAATTAATTGGAGTTGCATTAATTCTGGCACCCATATTATTTCTTTGGGTGTTGTCGTTATATTAACTTGTTCAAATGATAAGTCTGAGTAGTTTCTTTTCGAAAACTTTTGTCTAATTAAGTCTAATGCTCTCGTAATATTTTCTGATAGTCCTTCAATTATACATAATCTTAAGTTTTCTTCTGTTGGATGAAAATCAATGGTGATGTTAACATTTGCTTGGTCATTGAgactttttattgaatatcCCTGTCTTCCGATAAGTTTTCCAACGTATTTTTCAggaattataaattcataaaatattttgtcattAGTTTTTGATACTTTTCCATTAATACTTCCACCtgtttattcataaataaatataagttagtaataatttttgcaaataaaaataaaaatatattaaaataaatgaaattaccttTTCCACTGTCTGTACTGCCTTCACTTCTGATATCATCATTTACACTGCCGTCCAATACACCAGAAACAGGACTATGATTTGCAGAATCTCTTTCAGATAAAGCTTGTCCTGTTTTACTCTCATCAGTTGTGGAAACAGTGTCATTTGTTTTATCACAAGTTTCAATGCTAATTGAACGTGATCTTATTTGAGGAGTTGCAACAACTGTTTGTTCTAATTCTTCTTGATCTTCTCCTTCTACTTCAATTTTATCCTCTTTCTCTTGGGTTTTGTTCTCAACTTGTTCCTGCTTATCAACTGATTCAACATTATTGACAATAACTTGCTCTGAGACAGGGTCAGAacttgtattattattgtccTCGATATTTTCAAGAATAACTGGAGGTTTTTTACGAATCATCAAgtcaaaatttgatgattttggATTACTGCCCAATACTATTTCCTTCATTTCAGGCAAATCCTCGACGTCTTCATACCAAGGTAAACTATTACCCGATGATTTTCTTGATCTCATTGACATTGACATTGTCATTGAATCTGATTTCTTCATTGGTATATCTAAGCTTTCACTTACTTTGCGCGGACTACAAGTAACAACTGATTCTTTTAATGATACTCGATTTAATGTGTTTATTGAGCCAAATGAATCTTCAACGTGAATTCCCGAGTCGTATAgactcaaattattatttttcggtatATTTATTTCACCGTTTGACTCATTAGCtgttgatgttgttgttgttactgttgatgattttttatccGACTTGGATATCCCACCGGGGTCAACTCGATCTACTCCTCGACGTTTGTACCAAAAAAACCCAATAATAAAAGCAAGTGCCGGAAAACTCCACttcattaattgtaaatttttgacagaCATGATTGGTGTCCACGGTAGCCGTTTttgtggaaaaatattaaaagctaaaaaaaaaataatctaatgaTACCCaagttatttaatgaaattaatgtttgcaaaaaaattaatgacaagtaaaaatctttttatttttgataaacgaaataataaaaaataaacttataattaaagcaaatcaaaatttccgtttaattatttgtaattagatatttttttaatggttcaaacttttaaaagttgtaattattttttaaaattctaacaAAGAGaataataaggaaaaaaaaaatactttgttaccttgaacaataaaaaaaaaacgtaataaCCCGGGgctattaaaattactgactaatTTATCGATAACTGCCGATAAAGACAATACACATTAAACCTGTATTGAAGTTAcgctgatatatattttttatcataaaatttttctaaaaaagctACGTGGCATTAAcataaataagtttaaaaatcagTGCATTTACATTGATTTGAATTAGAataataagaagaaaaaaaacgataGATCGATCAATCGATAATAATTGAGCGGTGAAGAAATTTTGCCACGTGTGTTCTTGAATTGGCAGACTCTAAGAGGCCGAAGAGAATGTAACATACGAGAGCAAAAATCTCGTTGAACTTTCTCAGAGAAGTTGCCTCAAGTGCGGGCGACCGGTTTTATTCCTATGGCCAATTCGCATGCACACAAGCTGTCgttaaatatcatttaaactttttcacaatacatacacatatgtacatgtatacatAACAACTATTCTCTATATTAACAAACTTTGCGAATAACTTTACtcctaataataatagtaatagtgaTAGTGATAATACAGCgtaaaaaaacagtaaattataaaaaactaataatcaACTGTCTAACAATATAACGAATACAATAAATCacggtaaattaatttttatcaacttgGTCTTTAAATCAATCAATCGATACTCATGTACTAATGTATTAATACACCAACTGGGACATATGGTttacataatattaaaatcaattcaattaaattacagcttaaattataaattaattataattttgaagatttatatataaaactttttttgtaataaaaataatttattttaaaccgataaattattttctatcggattatattcaatatggaattaatgaaattttagctccgaaattttttaatttttttgtgggaaaaaaataaaaataaaattgtagtGAACTTACCGAAGTAAAAGCcatattgattataatttaaataaacaaaatataataacttgataaattgaattagAAATCGTCGGTAAACTCGATGGTGAGTAATAagagcaataaataaatttgaaattaaaataagaaaataaaatgttgagcgtgataattattataaggtGTCCGCGAGTAGCGATCGTGATACTGCGGTCTATGACAGAGCAACGACTTAAACTTCCTGCACGTGGTCTTACAGCAGAAAGGCGACTGAAAACTGGTCTACCCACAGCGGAACGCAGACGCGCCGCGCCGCTAAACAGCCATCGAATACTACGTGTCTAcatgtaatatataataataatatccaCAACTCGAGTAGCAGGCAGCGGTCGTCGTGCCGTTCGACTTAAAATCAGGCGAGAATAACCAGATAAGAGCTACCACAGGTACTAAGACTATTACGTCGATTTTCCCATTTGAAATTGCcctctattattttttgttgttatttattattcaatattaataaaattatgagttTGTTAACATTTATACATAAACATTGTGAACAATATTgcagataagaaaaaaaaaataaacaacaataaaacgtggttttatttatcatacatggaaaaaaatgaactatataaattgagaaacgacaagtaatatatatgtactgtAAAAACTGAGAGTGAATTCGGTGTGACtacagattttatttgaattcaaattcatcACTCGAAATTCCAGAGGTAAAAACAATCACTctgcatacggagtaaatagagAGTTTGT
The sequence above is drawn from the Microplitis demolitor isolate Queensland-Clemson2020A chromosome 3, iyMicDemo2.1a, whole genome shotgun sequence genome and encodes:
- the LOC103572972 gene encoding KH domain-containing protein akap-1 gives rise to the protein MSVKNLQLMKWSFPALAFIIGFFWYKRRGVDRVDPGGISKSDKKSSTVTTTTSTANESNGEINIPKNNNLSLYDSGIHVEDSFGSINTLNRVSLKESVVTCSPRKVSESLDIPMKKSDSMTMSMSMRSRKSSGNSLPWYEDVEDLPEMKEIVLGSNPKSSNFDLMIRKKPPVILENIEDNNNTSSDPVSEQVIVNNVESVDKQEQVENKTQEKEDKIEVEGEDQEELEQTVVATPQIRSRSISIETCDKTNDTVSTTDESKTGQALSERDSANHSPVSGVLDGSVNDDIRSEGSTDSGKGGSINGKVSKTNDKIFYEFIIPEKYVGKLIGRQGYSIKSLNDQANVNITIDFHPTEENLRLCIIEGLSENITRALDLIRQKFSKRNYSDLSFEQVNITTTPKEIIWVPELMQLQLIDGLNNDVLVCHILQPNRLFIQLPTHPTYPTLKLLDYNMTQFYSTVESPHVPDQLNRGMIVVAPWYDKWVRAFVEEPDAEGLQHLVRLVDHGGFWTFGSSEMRQIRSEFLTLPFQTLEVNLANVKPIAGEWSQEAYDVVAQLCSNCISQAQIEGYIDTEVFISLYITLPKYGVISLADELIARGYAESVSFEELLTEQCTPLVA